In Nitratireductor sp. GISD-1A_MAKvit, a genomic segment contains:
- a CDS encoding SMC-Scp complex subunit ScpB, whose product MSVQSGRHNNRAKEAAPLFDRELEHLPPHLRWREWMARVEAVIFAAPEPVTRQTLAQVIGRDCNLDLLIEDIRAELVSRPYELVKLAGGWHHRTRPAMADAIRTAFGIAEKAVSLSESEALVLMAIGYFQPITRGELSRFFAREISRDVIGKLRRADFIASGPRSPQPGAPYTYVTTSAFLAHFGFDTLRDLPDFEKLEDAGLLNRERLLEDADGLAASFSG is encoded by the coding sequence ATGAGCGTTCAATCCGGTCGGCACAACAACAGGGCAAAGGAAGCCGCCCCCCTGTTCGACCGTGAGCTTGAACACCTTCCGCCTCACCTGCGCTGGCGTGAATGGATGGCGCGGGTGGAGGCGGTGATCTTTGCGGCCCCCGAACCGGTGACGCGCCAGACGCTTGCGCAGGTGATTGGTCGCGACTGCAATCTCGATCTGCTGATCGAAGACATCCGTGCGGAGCTTGTCAGCCGACCCTATGAGCTGGTGAAGCTCGCCGGTGGCTGGCATCACAGAACCCGCCCGGCCATGGCGGATGCAATCCGCACTGCATTTGGTATCGCGGAAAAGGCGGTCAGCCTCAGCGAAAGCGAAGCGCTGGTGCTGATGGCGATCGGATATTTCCAGCCAATCACGCGCGGCGAGCTGTCGCGTTTTTTTGCCCGTGAGATTTCGCGTGACGTGATCGGCAAGCTGCGCCGGGCCGACTTCATCGCCTCCGGGCCGCGCAGTCCGCAGCCGGGTGCGCCCTATACCTATGTGACCACGTCCGCCTTCCTCGCCCACTTCGGGTTCGACACGCTGCGTGACCTTCCCGACTTCGAGAAGCTTGAAGATGCCGGCCTCCTGAATCGGGAGCGTCTGCTCGAGGACGCCGACGGATTGGCGGCCTCCTTTAGCGGCTGA
- a CDS encoding ABC transporter ATP-binding protein: protein MATVKFRDVRKAFGQVEVLHGVSVDIEEGQFVVLVGPSGCGKSTLLRMLAGLEHITSGDIVIGDRVVNALPPKERDIAMVFQNYALYPHITVAENMGFSLMLKGASKSDIEAKVRPAAEILGLTHLLDRYPRQLSGGQRQRVAMGRAIVRNPQVFLFDEPLSNLDAKLRVSMRSEIKNLHQRLKTTTVYVTHDQIEAMTMADKIVVMHDGIVEQVGEPLELYDRPANLFVAGFIGSPAMNMTPGMLAEGEPGMFVTGQGQRIAVANAGTAKPGQKLICGIRPEAIHLRGDVALRVKVVEPTGSETHVVAELDGNEMTCVFRERIKAGPGEELKVSIDPEAIHLFDAQGGQRLSA, encoded by the coding sequence ATGGCCACGGTTAAGTTTCGCGATGTCCGCAAGGCGTTTGGCCAGGTGGAAGTGCTGCATGGCGTTTCGGTGGATATCGAGGAAGGGCAGTTCGTCGTTCTGGTCGGACCGTCCGGCTGTGGAAAGTCGACCCTGCTGCGCATGCTCGCGGGGCTGGAGCACATCACCTCCGGAGACATCGTGATCGGCGACCGGGTGGTCAACGCGCTTCCGCCCAAGGAACGGGACATCGCCATGGTGTTCCAGAACTATGCGCTTTATCCGCACATTACCGTGGCCGAGAACATGGGGTTCTCGCTCATGCTCAAAGGGGCGTCCAAGTCGGACATCGAGGCGAAGGTTCGTCCGGCGGCGGAGATCCTTGGTCTGACGCATCTGCTCGACCGCTATCCGCGCCAGCTTTCCGGCGGTCAGCGTCAGCGTGTCGCCATGGGGCGGGCTATCGTGCGCAATCCGCAGGTGTTCCTCTTTGACGAGCCACTGTCGAATCTGGATGCCAAACTGCGCGTTTCCATGCGCTCGGAAATCAAGAACCTGCACCAGCGGCTGAAGACCACGACAGTCTATGTGACCCATGACCAGATCGAGGCGATGACCATGGCCGACAAGATCGTCGTCATGCATGACGGCATTGTCGAGCAGGTGGGCGAGCCGCTCGAACTCTATGATCGGCCGGCCAATCTCTTCGTTGCGGGCTTTATCGGGTCGCCCGCCATGAACATGACACCGGGCATGCTGGCCGAGGGTGAGCCCGGCATGTTCGTGACCGGGCAGGGGCAACGCATTGCGGTTGCCAATGCCGGAACGGCAAAGCCCGGTCAGAAGCTCATCTGCGGAATCCGGCCCGAAGCGATCCACCTGCGCGGCGATGTCGCCCTGCGTGTGAAGGTGGTGGAGCCGACGGGGTCTGAAACCCATGTCGTGGCCGAGCTCGATGGCAATGAAATGACCTGCGTCTTTCGTGAACGCATCAAGGCCGGACCGGGAGAGGAGCTCAAGGTCTCCATCGATCCGGAGGCAATCCATCTTTTCGATGCGCAGGGAGGACAAAGACTCTCGGCATGA